From a single Nostoc edaphicum CCNP1411 genomic region:
- a CDS encoding phycobilisome linker polypeptide: MAFGPASRLGVALFEDTDPIDLWPSRSNEEVETVIRSVYKQVLGNAYVMESERLSVPESQLKRGNISVREFVRQVGKSELYRSRFFDSAPRYRAIELNFRHFLGRAPLDLEETRTHSTILDTKGFEAEIDSYLDSDEYQETFGENIVPYIRGYKTEAIQSLVQFTHLFQLVRGSSSSSLKGDLAGKQPKLNSLLIQSTPTPVISPASKGAAFRNPTSTPRTRQGVGSGDNGRVYRVEVTGYKANVVNNISKFRRSNQVFFVPYNQLSQEYQRIHKQGGVIASVTPVN, from the coding sequence ATGGCTTTTGGACCAGCATCACGATTAGGGGTCGCACTGTTTGAAGACACCGATCCCATTGATCTGTGGCCAAGTCGCTCTAATGAGGAAGTTGAAACCGTAATTAGATCAGTCTACAAGCAAGTTCTAGGCAACGCTTATGTAATGGAGAGTGAGCGGCTTTCCGTTCCTGAATCCCAACTCAAACGGGGTAACATTAGCGTTCGTGAGTTTGTGCGTCAAGTTGGGAAGTCGGAACTTTACCGTTCACGCTTTTTTGATAGCGCACCCCGCTATCGAGCGATCGAATTAAATTTCAGGCATTTCCTTGGTCGTGCGCCATTGGATCTGGAAGAAACGCGTACACACAGCACTATTCTGGATACAAAGGGCTTTGAAGCTGAGATTGATTCATATCTAGACAGCGACGAATACCAAGAAACCTTCGGGGAAAACATTGTGCCTTATATTCGAGGCTATAAAACCGAAGCTATTCAGAGTTTGGTTCAGTTTACTCACTTGTTCCAACTGGTACGTGGTTCCTCTAGCAGCAGCCTGAAAGGTGACTTAGCTGGCAAACAACCAAAATTGAACAGTTTGCTAATTCAAAGCACGCCTACCCCCGTAATTTCACCAGCTAGCAAGGGTGCTGCATTCCGCAACCCGACATCTACTCCTCGCACTCGTCAAGGTGTGGGATCTGGTGACAACGGTAGGGTCTACCGGGTTGAAGTCACTGGCTACAAGGCAAATGTGGTAAATAACATTTCCAAGTTTCGCCGCAGTAACCAGGTCTTTTTCGTGCCATACAATCAGCTTTCACAAGAGTATCAGCGAATTCACAAGCAGGGCGGTGTGATCGCCAGTGTTACTCCTGTCAACTAG